One stretch of Halichoerus grypus chromosome 8, mHalGry1.hap1.1, whole genome shotgun sequence DNA includes these proteins:
- the MTMR10 gene encoding myotubularin-related protein 10, translating to MFSLKPPRPTFRSYLLPPPQTDDKINSEPKIKKLEPVLLPGEIVVNEVNFVRKCIATDTSQYDLWGKLICSNFKISFITDDPLPLQKFHYRNLLLGEHDVPLTCIEQIVTVNDHKRKQKVLGPNQKLKFNPTELIIYCKDFRIVRFRFDESGPESAKKVCLAIAHYSQPTDLQLLFAFEYVGKKYHNSANKINGIPSGGGRGAGGGSIQNTPLFETYSDWDREMKRTGASGWRVCSINEGYMISTCLPEYFVVPSSLADQDLKIFSHSFVGRRMPLWCWSHSNGSALVRMALIKDVLQQRKIDQRICNAVTKSHPQRSDVYKSDLDKTLPNIHEIQAAFVKLKQLCVNEPFEETEEKWLSSLENTRWLEYVRAFLKHSAELVYILESRHLSVILQEEEGRDLSCIVASLVQVMLDPHFRTITGFQSLIQKEWVMAGYQFLDRCNHLKRSEKESPLFLLFLDATWQLLEQYPAAFEFSETYLAVLYDSTRISLFGTFLFNSPHQRVKQSTEFAISKNIQLGDEKGLKFPSVWDWSLQFTAKDRTLFHNPLYIGKSTPCVQNGSVKSFKRTKKSYSSTLRGMPAAFKNGVLGDQDLVPRRNSLILPAKPEPPQHPDSRQGGLERYFAEWCSSPADLHGVLLPHVSGPRVKLWKLCYFRWLPEAQIKLGGFITAFHKLSVLADEVDALSRTLRQPRAGAPQACSPGLDKSRMYFRAGGAHDASGTPDFLSSSFPFSPIGNLCRRSISGTPLSKFLSGAKIWLSTETLVNED from the exons gagaaattgtcGTAAATGAAGTCAATTTTGTGAGAAAATGCATTGCAACGGACACAAGTCAGTACGATCTGTGGGGAAAGCTGATCTGCAGTAACttcaaaatttcctttattaCGGATGACCCGCTGCCGTTACAG aaattccaTTACAGAAACCTTCTTCTTGGTGAACATGATGTCCCTTTAACGTGTATTGAGCAAATTGTCACAG taaatGACCACAAGAGGAAGCAGAAAGTCCTAGGTCCCAACCAGAAACTGAAATTTAATCCAACAGAGTTAATTATTTACTGTAAAGATTTCAGAATTGTCAGATTTCGCTTTGATGAATCAGGTCCTGAAAGTGCCAAAAAG GTATGCCTTGCAATAGCTCATTATTCCCAGCCAACAGACCTCCAGCTACTCTTTGCATTTGAATATGTTGGGAAAAAATACCACAATTCag CCAATAAAATTAATGGAATACCCTCAGGAGGTGGCCGGGGGGCTGGTGGTGGCAGCATCCAAAACACTCCGCTCTTCGAAACGTACTCAGACTGGGACCGAGAAATGAAGCGGACAGGTGCTTCCGGATGGAGAGTTTGTTCTATTAACGAGGGTTACATGATATCCACTTG CCTTCCAGAATACTTTGTAGTGCCAAGTTCTTTAGCAGACCAAGACCTGAagatcttttcccattcttttgtTGGAAGAAGGATGCCA CTCTGGTGCTGGAGCCACTCTAATGGCAGTGCTCTTGTGCGAATGGCCCTCATAAAGGACGTGCTGCAACAGAGGAAAATTGACCAGAG GATTTGTAATGCAGTTACTAAAAGTCATCCACAGAGAAGTGATGTTTACAAATCAGATTTGGATAAGACCTTGCCCAATATCCACGAAATACAGGCGGCTTTTGTGAAACTTAAGCAACTATGCGTTAatg AGCcttttgaagaaactgaagaaaaatggTTGTCTTCACTGGAAAATACTCGGTGGTTAGAATATGTAAG gGCATTCCTTAAACATTCAGCAGAGCTCGTGTACATTCTAGAAAGCCGACATCTCTCCGTCATCCTACAAG aggaggagggaagagactTGAGCTGTATTGTAGCTTCTCTTGTTCAAGTGATGCTGGATCCCCATTTTAGGACAATTACAGGATTTCAGAGTCTGATCCAGAAGGAGTGGGTCATGGCCGGATATCAGTTCCTAGACAGATGCAACCACTTAAAGAGATCCGAGAAAGAG TCTCCCTTATTTCTGCTGTTCTTGGACGCCACGTGGCAGCTCCTGGAACAGTACCCGGCGGCCTTCGAGTTCTCGGAGACGTACTTAGCAGTGCTGTACGACAGCACCCGCATCTCCCTCTTCGGCACCTTCCTCTTCAACTCTCCTCACCAGCGGGTGAAACAAAGCACG GAATTTGCTATCAGCAAGAATATCCAGTTGGGTGATGAAAAGGGTCTAAAATTCCCCTCGGTTTGGGACTGGTCTCTCCAGTTCACAGCGAAGGACCGCACCCTTTTCCATAACCCCTTGTACATCGGAAAGAGCACGCCTTGCGTACAGAACGGTTCTGTGAAATCCTTCAAACGGACAAAG aAAAGCTACAGCTCCACGCTGAGAGGAATGCCGGCTGCCTTCAAGAACGGCGTCCTCGGCGACCAGGACTTAGTCCCCAGGAGAAATTCGTTAATCCTACCAGCCAAGCCCGAGCCCCCTCAGCACCCCGACAGCCGGCAGGGCGGGCTGGAGCGCTACTTCGCCGAGTGGTGCTCCAGCCCGGCCGACCTGCACGGCGTCCTTCTGCCGCACGTGTCCGGGCCGCGCGTGAAGCTCTGGAAACTCTGCTACTTCCGCTGGCTGCCCGAGGCGCAGATCAAGCTCGGCGGCTTCATCACTGCCTTTCACAAGCTCTCCGTGCTGGCCGACGAGGTGGACGCGCTCAGCAGGACGCTGCGGCAGCCCCGGGCCGGCGCCCCGCAAGCCTGCTCTCCGGGGCTGGACAAGAGCAGGATGTACTTCCGGGCCGGCGGCGCGCACGACGCCTCGGGGACGCCGGACTTCCtgtcctcctcctttcccttctcccccatcGGCAACCTGTGCAGGCGGAGCATTTCGGGAACGCCACTAAGCAAATTTTTAAGTGGGGCCAAAATATGGTTATCTACTGAGACGCTAGTAAACGAAGACTGA